The Plasmodium brasilianum strain Bolivian I chromosome 11, whole genome shotgun sequence nucleotide sequence ATGAATAATGAACACTTTGGAAGCTTAAATAATCTAAGTTTGTCAAAATTAAAGAATAGTTCTAGTACAAAAAGTGTAAATAGTGTTGCACATTCAAAAAATAGGAGTTCAACTGATTTTTCAGaccaatataataaaatgtatgaagaaaatacatttaatacaaataacaaaagaaaagataataGTATGTATGatgaagaaatattttatcaagTAGATGGAACTATTGATGatcataatattaataatagtatttCTTATAATTCTACTCAAAAGAATTTTAGTGATAACAATAATACAGAATATATGAATGAGAATGATATGGGAAGAAATGTATATGAGGAAGAAgggaaaaacataaataataatagttatataaataataatatagataaAATTTTCACTATGCAAGCATATGGTAGTgatgaattatatttaaatactaCACAAGAATCAAATGGAAAAGGTATGACCAAcgttaataaatttttagaaatGGAATTAGATAATTGTATCGAGTCTATTGATGAAGATAAAAATGACGATTTAAACATGAacgtacttatatatactacCTTAACAAATGTTAGTTTCTTATTAATAGTTTTAGTATTAACAGCACATGTAGACATGATACAATGTTATTTGGTATACGGTGCACCTATTCTTTATgctcttaaaatttttccatCTTATAAAACAGCAACCATTACTTGTAGTTTATGTGCTTGTATGTCATCTATCCTTGGGACTTGTTTTGGAGGGTATTTGGTcgatttttataatttaaatatacaaaatattgatataaattatgaacatataaaaaataatgaaaagaaaataaaaaaatatagcaagGATGTTTTAGTTCATGAATATCTTCGAATTATTGGCTTCTTAACCTTAGTTATATTGATTATTGCCACTGTTCTTTTGTTATTAATTCCGTTTATTAcgaacatgtacatattcaCCATTGTTATGACCCTTGGGCTCACTTCCCTCTTTTCCATTCTGGTATACTCTAgctacatatgcatatatttatatacatacatataaacacatgcatatatgtacatacatattacatatacatattacatatatatacatataaacaagtacatacatatatatatatatatatatatatatatatatatatatatgtatgtatatatgtatacccCTTGCTTGTCCGAGTGAATGAATGAACAATGCGTTTACGTGTTTATGTGTGTACACAAAACATGCTGcataaattttgtatttatgcaCAAATTGGTGTAATTCTTGTAAGAGGGAAAACATGTTTGTCCCCccatttattcctttttattcctttttattcctttttattcctttttattcctttttattcctttttattcttttttattcctttttattcctttttatttctttttattctttttttttttttttttttttttttaacatatatatatatatatatattatatatataatatatatatatgtgtgtgtgtgtgtgtgtatgtgtatgtgtatgtgcaAATTGTTTGGCTAGCtagatttatattttttttttttttttcatatccCCCCGTTAAGCCTGGATATAACATTGGAGTTATGGTTTGTGTGCCCCGGAACATAAGAGCCTTTTCCATTGGAATGTCCTCATTTATATCTCATTTGTTGGGGTAAGTATTTAAGCAAAGTACacgaatatacatatttgtgcAGCTTTTTACAAACTGTAAAAATGCGAATGTGAAAATGTAAAACTGTACAAATATGAAGatgtaaaaatgaacaaatgtgAAAATTCAAAATGATGTAAACTGTGTGCGCTCATATATTTCCATCTTTTCCTTATCTTTGCAGTGATATCCCTTGGACAATTATCATTGGAAAGATAAAGGGAACCCTATCCCCCGACTGTGTTGTCACGCGAAACGTAACGTTTTCAAATATTTGCATACTCATATaagcatacatacgtacatatatgcactcGTACGTACGTATATGCGTAAATGCAccaaattatgtaaataaaaagttgGCCTTAATTACTAAtctttattgtattttattcattGATTTATGCACGTATTCATTGATTTATGCAGTTATTCATTTATGCAATTATTCATTGTTTTATGCAGTTATTCATTTATgcaattattcatttatgcaGTTATTCATTGTTTTATGCagttattcatttatttattattttaatttcccCCCTTTTTTACATGTACAATTCATGCAGGGTGAGATGAGTGAACGATGTTATGAGCAAAGTTGGGGTTTAAGAATGACTTTACTAATTATTTGTTCGAAAGCCCTTGTAATGACAATGGGTAGTTTTTTGCTTTACGTATACTCTAAGTATAAATCGGAGAGATACAAAAGTAGACAAATTAAAGCAtaaataacagaaaaaagaaaagaaaagtgTATCATTTGATGTtgatttatatcatttatgacacatatataaaaggattgtatatattatgtgcCTCATGCATGATCATaccttgttttttttttttttttttacctgttcttttattctcccctttatgttttttcatttgtttatcGACTTATCCATttgtctatatatatatatatatatccatctGTCTTTCTATTCTTTTATCCTCCTGTCTTTCAATATATCCTGTCCTCCGcttgataaatttttttatatttaaaaaaaaaaagtttgttACTATCCTTGTGCATACAGCAcataatattacattattaatattacaacatcttgtaattattttacacAGCATTTATgttttgctatttttataattttttaaatttcaattttaataattattttgaatttacTATTTCATTCAATATTGCGtctcttattttatttaatttcatttactGTTTCATTTACTGTTTCATTTACTGTTTTATTTGTTGTTTCATTTGTTGTTTCATTTGTTGTTTTATttgttgttttatttatttatttattaattttaattttttttattttaatttttttctccccCCCCCCGCGATTTATGgcattttaaattttaacgtattttatttttttatattccttcTTCTTCTCCCcatgtgtatatatctactttaaaattatgtatgttGTTATTGCAAtactttaaatttattaatatatactacatatatatatgtgataaCTAACCTTACACATAAATGattaagtatgtatgtacatacgtacatacatacatacatacatacatatatatatatatataaacgcaTATGTATGATTTAACACTTTACTGTCTACGTACtgtgcatatacatgtatatatacatatatatatatatatgtgcaagAGCAACTGCTTCATTTTgtgtaattttaatatttttttagttttttcaaattaaattttaaaattttttttatttacttgcAAAAACATAATTAACTCTTCACTCATGTAACAACACagtaagatatatatatatatatatatgtttatatatggttatatgtgtttatatgagtttatattttttaaaaagaatattttttctttattattatcttttaacAAACAAATTATGCAAAGAGCATGGCATAATATGTTACTCGTTTAATGATACTTCGCGAAGCTTTAAGTGTTCTCGACTTGCTGTGCATTCCTGTACATCTATATAAGTACATGTAacgtatgcacatatatgcaaGCACTTGTACTTATGTCTATACGTGTATAACGTTGGGCGACaacaattataaaagaattgGCAAATGgaaacgaaaaataaaagagaaaaataaaaacgaaaaaaaaagcgaaaaaaaaagagaaaaaaaaagcgaaaaaaaaagcgaaaaaaaagcgaaaaaaaagcgaaaaataattaatgcaATTGCAATTGTAATTGcaaatatagaatatattttttacatcttTTGCGTCATGCTCGTccatctttttaaaaaatattccacTTAATTCaaggaatataaaatatccTGCACGTTAATAATAttccgtttttttttttttttttttttttttaaagtttgtCATTCTTAAAATTGCGCGATAAATAGGTACCTGATAATTGAAGAACGAAATTGTAGTAgttttttatgcttttacAAAAACATGTATAAGagtacatatttgtatatataggaatgtttgtttttatttacgtacgtatgtatgtataattacgCCATTCCAATTTGTGCATGTACAAACTTAACACGGAATgggaaagaataaaatttaagaggaaataaaaagtaaaaaaaaaaaaaataaaaataacattgaGAATATTGAGCTGCTacaagcaaaataaaaaacgaaCAGGAACAACGccataatataacataacgtggaataagaatataatacACTGTGATATGTTGTAATATATCGTAATATGCCATAATATACCTTAATATACCGTAATATATCATAGTAATATACCGTAATATATCGAAATATACCATAATATACTATAATATACCATAATATACTATAATATACCGTAATATATCGAAATATACCATAATATACTGTAATATACCATAATATACCATAATATACTGTAATATACCATAATATACCGTAATATACCATAATATACCGTAATATACCATAATATACCGTAATATACCATAATATACCATAATATACCATAATATACCATAATATACCATAATATACCGTAATGTACCATAATATACcttaatataacataatagcTGCTTCAAAAATGATGACTAGAaggaataaatatacatataatatgtttacgggttaaataaaaaagggaaaaaagaaaaaaaatgttttccaATGCTATAAAGctagaaaatttaaatgattatTACAATGATGCTGAAGAATGCATAAAGccttttttgtataaatcaCGTATTGTGAATGAACAGGATGTGGAGAAGcctaatttaattattattaataaaaagaatagaaACATTAAGAACAAAAGTGGTAGAGATAATGGAAGAGACAGAGGAAGAGACGAAGGAAAAGACGAGGGAAAAAACGAGGGAAAAAACGAAGGAAAAGACAAAAGAAGAGGGGAAATATCTTTAACAGACTGC carries:
- a CDS encoding major facilitator superfamily-related transporter, yielding MNSVDNKEVSDNRSMSNKDEFKEKSSSSIKINLFEEEISLGCLSNINRGKLERVCFFLGLEKYIKKLKKTVNRFYFIYVVVTIINFLIYLNRGIIPGSYDYLSSYLKEVYATTNVDVHIGFLTSVFVFGLSINSVISGSLASSYSVFRITDIFLFQNALALLFTGLSFIIGSYYSLMFSRFFCGFSEAAFTTIIPPLIYSYSKDRAGSWISIFITMFPLGGCIGYLLAVVLPVLKVSIAQYFIFSGILFLVFTFLVYLFDENLLKKYEDEKSRKEMEVSNKAGKDLEEGIALKNDISVKDANASGGANSGAAVHVDGSKDNKQKSSAISGSKNKTNASEKNKNEASPVQKGSNKNKSSVNSGSADASGANNSSRNVSSSKSNRKNVGSYDRGRRGVSNGRSEEKESENGRNNSSVHTNSSENVGEKDKNKNTSNSRNSMNNEHFGSLNNLSLSKLKNSSSTKSVNSVAHSKNRSSTDFSDQYNKMYEENTFNTNNKRKDNSMYDEEIFYQVDGTIDDHNINNSISYNSTQKNFSDNNNTEYMNENDMGRNVYEEEGKNINNNSYINNNIDKIFTMQAYGSDELYLNTTQESNGKGMTNVNKFLEMELDNCIESIDEDKNDDLNMNVLIYTTLTNVSFLLIVLVLTAHVDMIQCYLVYGAPILYALKIFPSYKTATITCSLCACMSSILGTCFGGYLVDFYNLNIQNIDINYEHIKNNEKKIKKYSKDVLVHEYLRIIGFLTLVILIIATVLLLLIPFITNMYIFTIVMTLGLTSLFSILPGYNIGVMVCVPRNIRAFSIGMSSFISHLLGDIPWTIIIGKIKGTLSPDCVVTRNGEMSERCYEQSWGLRMTLLIICSKALVMTMGSFLLYVYSKYKSERYKSRQIKA